Proteins found in one Kluyveromyces marxianus DMKU3-1042 DNA, complete genome, chromosome 2 genomic segment:
- the SFG1 gene encoding Sfg1p — protein sequence MIQPPSTPQHKLTRECNTMPFPEFKFGFNSKFQFPIQNKTTESPCKSHSEVFRNQTLPLQINVPSVEEIYLEDDLTFSSHISIPLIRAQQDDEYEENGCTLNDESEENSESCEDDSITSSILSSRSDFESSTPSSSPILGTDFLKPAIPDEIFKNTTAFNADSLFKSPASNKMRFKPNRSLKPKKAILKRTNGLNYIMNSLNGNFKDATIFATEVNSYLSENVPYPTCPLERVTIPVNSEIKRKYKEERNELLGGYYNSSDDECDQNSPSFLQEEATESSSNTNKTKIGSDAAVIRAYEFTFGSPTSSTSSEKDSDRLTLKLGIDPSNQVMNVKKDSGKEKRLRWCDSIEW from the coding sequence ATGATACAACCACCTAGTACCCCTCAACATAAATTGACAAGGGAATGCAACACAATGCCTTTCCCGGAGTTCAAGTTTGGATTCAATTCGAAGTTCCAATTTCCAatacaaaataaaacaacagaaaGTCCTTGTAAATCTCACTCTGAGGTGTTCAGAAATCAAACATTGCCACTTCAGATTAATGTTCCAAGTGTAGAAGAAATATACTTGGAGGATGATCTAACATTTTCTAGCCACATTTCGATACCCTTAATTCGCGCTCAACAGGATGATGAATACGAAGAGAATGGCTGTACTTTAAATGACGAGTCCGAAGAAAATAGCGAAAGCTGCGAAGATGACAGCATCACCAGTAGTATCCTTTCTTCTCGTTCTGACTTTGAATCATCCACGCCATCCTCTTCTCCTATTTTGGGAACAGACTTCCTTAAACCTGCAATTCCAGATGAAATTTTCAAGAATACTACTGCATTCAATGCTGATTCATTGTTCAAGTCTCCAGCGTCAAATAAGATGAGGTTTAAACCAAACAGATCGTTGAAACCCAAGAAAGCTATTCTGAAGAGAACCAACGGATTGAACTATATTATGAATTCGTTGAATGGCAACTTCAAGGATGCGACAATATTTGCTACCGAAGTAAATTCGTATTTATCCGAAAATGTACCATACCCAACTTGCCCTTTGGAAAGAGTCACAATACCAGTAAATTCTGAAATCAAAAGGaaatacaaagaagagagaaacgAGCTGTTAGGAGGTTATTACAATTCAAGCGACGATGAATGCGACCAAAACTCCCCTTCCTTCctacaagaagaagcaacCGAATCATCTTCTAATACTAATAAGACTAAAATCGGCTCCGATGCAGCTGTGATACGAGCATACGAGTTTACCTTCGGTAGCCCTACTTCCTCAACTAGTTCAGAAAAGGATAGTGACAGGCTCACTTTAAAACTGGGAATTGACCCTTCAAATCAAGTAATGAACGTGAAAAAAGACTCCGGAAAAGAGAAACGACTAAGATGGTGCGATTCTATTGAATGGTAG
- the ZRC1 gene encoding cation diffusion facilitator family transporter translates to MKSGKEVRILTLLVIDTTFFFIELISGYAVHSLALIADSFHMLNDIISLVIALWAVNVAKNKDPDAKYTYGWKRAEILGALINSVFLVALCVSILIEAIQRFFEPQEITNPKLVLVVGCFGLLSNFVGLVLFHSDGGHGHGHSHGGLDDVEHGHGGSDDDSDEHSHSHGHGHSHLHMNNGFDQESSDYEPDNIEDMLPHSVVERTLSPKTHHLDSSYDDDNESTALLNEQHLNANLSKGDNKRKKSKKQRSMNMHGVFLHVLGDALGNIGVISTALFIWKTNYSWRFYTDPAVSLFISIIIFSSAIPLSMKASRILLQATPSNISADDVKMDILALPGVISIHDFHIWNLTESLYIASLHVEVKSKPEEFMHIAKVIRSIFHKYGIHSATVQPEFVGPDAVTDDIARRFSRIAGGGVYGSTTNLTGCTVDETAQCNTETCLE, encoded by the coding sequence ATGAAGAGTGGAAAAGAGGTCCGTATCTTGACCCTATTGGTCATCGATaccactttcttctttattgaGTTGATTTCCGGATATGCAGTGCATTCTCTTGCCTTAATTGCAGATTCGTTCCATATGCtaaatgatattatttCATTGGTAATTGCCCTTTGGGCTGTTAACGTTGCTAAGAACAAGGACCCTGACGCAAAGTATACTTACGGATGGAAAAGGGCTGAAATATTAGGTGCCCTAATCAATTCTGTGTTTTTAGTGGCACTTTGTGTTTCCATCTTGATTGAGGCTATCCAGAGATTCTTCGAGCCTCAAGAGATCACTAACCCAAAGCTTGTGTTGGTTGTTGGGTGTTTTGGTCTCTTGTCCAACTTTGTTGGTTTAGTTTTGTTCCACAGCGATGGTGGTCATGGGCATGGCCACAGTCATGGTGGGTTGGATGATGTGGAACATGGACATGGGGGGTCGGATGACGATTCCGATGAACATTCACACTCTCACGGTCATGGGCACTCGCATTTGCATATGAATAACGGTTTTGACCAGGAAAGCAGCGATTACGAACCGGAtaatattgaagatatgCTACCTCATTCTGTGGTAGAAAGAACGCTATCTCCAAAGACACACCACTTGGACTCATCGTACGACGACGATAATGAGTCTACTGCATTACTCAATGAACAACACCTAAATGCTAACCTCTCTAAGGGAGACAATAAACGCAAGAAGtccaaaaaacaaagatcCATGAACATGCACGGTGTTTTCTTACATGTGCTTGGTGATGCATTGGGTAATATTGGTGTGATTTCTACGGCTTTGTTTATATGGAAGACTAACTACTCTTGGAGATTTTATACTGATCCAGCTGTCTCCTTGTTCATTTCTATCATAATCTTCTCTAGTGCTATTCCACTATCTATGAAGGCGTCAAGGATCTTGTTGCAGGCCACTCCATCCAATATATCAGCGGATGATGTTAAAATGGATATATTGGCCCTTCCGGGCGTTATATCAATCCATGATTTCCACATTTGGAATCTTACGGAATCATTGTACATCGCTTCCCTTCACGTTGAAGTAAAATCGAAACCGGAAGAATTTATGCATATTGCTAAGGTTATCCGTTCTATATTCCATAAATATGGAATTCATTCGGCTACCGTGCAACCGGAATTTGTTGGTCCAGATGCTGTTACCGATGATATTGCCCGCAGATTCAGTAGAATTGCTGGTGGCGGGGTATATGGCTCCACTACAAACCTAACAGGTTGTACTGTAGATGAAACTGCACAGTGTAACACTGAAACTTGCCTTGAATAG